The Syntrophorhabdus sp. genome contains a region encoding:
- a CDS encoding DUF2313 domain-containing protein: protein MSHSDVIRLLFPIELTGVSDGDIALEGSVLDAAETQARELLEEMFPDRSVKCLTDWERVCGLTPATDATLQSRRDNVVRKLRERGGLSRAYFIALAAAMGYTITIEELQPFMAGWSRAGDPLYEEEVRFIWRVKVSGQALYYFRAGLSTGGERLLWWPSVTAPEDLFNNLKPAHTYIIFDYS, encoded by the coding sequence ATGTCTCATAGCGATGTGATCAGGCTTCTCTTCCCCATTGAGCTCACGGGGGTATCGGACGGGGATATCGCCCTTGAAGGAAGCGTTCTCGATGCCGCTGAAACCCAGGCCCGGGAGCTCCTCGAGGAGATGTTCCCGGACAGGAGCGTCAAGTGCCTCACCGACTGGGAGCGTGTGTGCGGCCTCACGCCGGCAACCGACGCGACGCTGCAGTCCCGGAGGGATAACGTCGTGCGCAAGCTCCGGGAGCGAGGCGGGCTCTCCCGGGCATACTTCATCGCCCTGGCGGCCGCCATGGGCTACACGATCACGATCGAGGAGCTGCAGCCATTCATGGCGGGCTGGAGCCGGGCCGGGGATCCCCTTTATGAGGAAGAAGTGCGGTTCATCTGGAGGGTCAAGGTATCGGGCCAGGCGCTGTACTATTTCCGGGCGGGGCTGTCGACGGGAGGGGAAAGGCTCCTATGGTGGCCGTCCGTGACGGCGCCCGAGGATCTCTTCAACAACCTGAAGCCTGCCCACACCTACATCATATTTGACTACAGTTAA
- a CDS encoding DNA adenine methylase gives MKSFLSYYGGKSLLAKRIIPRIPEHTCYCEVFAGAAWLLFKKEESKVEVINDINKDLVTLYRVIKHHLEEFIRYLKWILVAREEFARFKAENPETLTDIQRAVRFYYLMRTGYGAKLVGQTFSVGPTRPSSLNLLRIEEELSAAHLRLSRVYIENMTYQRLIERFDRPETFFYIDPPYYGCEEDYGKGIFDREDYRRLRDVLTGISGQFVLSINDVPEIREVFKTFLIEEVKTSYTISGADKQQRVTELLIRNYELPSESSAI, from the coding sequence ATGAAAAGTTTCTTATCGTATTACGGCGGCAAGTCGCTTCTCGCGAAGAGAATCATCCCCAGGATCCCGGAACACACCTGCTACTGCGAGGTATTCGCCGGGGCCGCCTGGCTCCTTTTCAAAAAGGAAGAGTCGAAGGTAGAGGTCATAAACGACATCAACAAGGACCTGGTCACACTGTACCGGGTCATCAAGCATCATCTCGAGGAGTTCATCCGTTATCTCAAATGGATCCTCGTGGCCAGAGAGGAATTTGCCCGGTTCAAGGCCGAAAACCCGGAGACCCTGACGGACATCCAGAGGGCGGTGCGGTTCTACTATCTTATGAGGACGGGGTATGGAGCCAAGCTCGTCGGACAGACGTTCAGCGTCGGGCCCACCAGGCCGTCATCGCTCAACCTCCTCAGAATCGAGGAGGAGCTCTCCGCAGCCCACCTGCGTCTATCCAGGGTCTATATCGAGAACATGACCTATCAACGGCTCATTGAACGTTTCGATCGCCCTGAGACCTTTTTCTACATCGATCCGCCCTATTACGGGTGTGAAGAGGATTATGGGAAGGGGATATTCGACAGGGAAGACTATCGGCGACTTCGGGACGTTCTCACCGGGATCAGTGGACAGTTTGTTCTGTCTATCAATGACGTTCCCGAGATTCGGGAGGTCTTCAAAACATTCTTGATCGAGGAGGTTAAGACGAGCTATACCATCTCGGGAGCGGACAAGCAGCAGAGGGTCACAGAGCTCCTGATCCGAAACTACGAACTGCCATCAGAATCAAGCGCGATTTGA